A genomic window from Elaeis guineensis isolate ETL-2024a chromosome 3, EG11, whole genome shotgun sequence includes:
- the LOC105040464 gene encoding uncharacterized protein: MEKKIPSLPGRTIERAQKRTVKVKAKPHLELFAIEENTRAESHLLPFSLLSSSISTHRETERGEEKSPLASMEEFRSRSCGNGRMELEVYGSRAAPPASGLHELRCYSASYASSQRSSCEVPKEIKLKKRKSTAGSSSSKSGWSLSDPELQRKKRVVGYKAYAVEGKMKGSLRKSFRWLKERYTQVVYGWW, translated from the coding sequence atggaaaaaaaaattcccTCTCTTCCGGGTAGGACCATCGAGAGAGCTCAGAAAAGGACGGTAAAAGTAAAAGCCAAACCCCACCTTGAGCTGTTCGCAATTGAGGAGAATACAAGAGCCGAGTCCCACCTGCTTCCGttctcccttctctcttcctcGATCTCCACCCACAGAGAGACAGAGAGGGGGGAGGAAAAATCACCTTTGGCTTCCATGGAGGAATTCAGATCGAGGTCGTGCGGGAACGGGAGGATGGAGTTGGAggtctacgggagccgggcggcTCCTCCGGCCTCGGGCCTCCACGAGCTGCGGTGCTACAGCGCCTCCTATGCGTCGTCGCAGCGGAGCAGCTGCGAGGTCCCCAAGGAGATCAAGCTCAAGAAGAGGAAGAGCACCGCGGGGTCGTCTTCCTCCAAGAGTGGGTGGAGCCTCAGTGACCCGGAGCTGCAGAGAAAGAAGAGGGTGGTGGGATACAAGGCCTACGCCGTGGAGGGCAAGATGAAGGGGTCGCTGAGGAAGAGCTTCAGGTGGCTTAAGGAGAGATACACCCAGGTGGTCTACGGATGGTGGTGA